The Vespa velutina chromosome 15, iVesVel2.1, whole genome shotgun sequence DNA window ttctctctctataatcCAAAATTTTCTTACGCAGATATTGTTCTTATGGAtcggaaaaaggaaaaaaaaaaaaaaaaataaaaggaaaaaaaaaagattttctttttgttttattagaaGAACATAGAGAAACATAGAAAAAGTATTCTTAAACCCATGCAAATTTGTGCATTTTGAGAATATATAAGATCCCTTTTCGAAGGATCATCTCAAcaatagaaaaggaaggatatattatatgcatacatatacacacactcacacatacacacacatatacataggaTAGATACATATCTTATACatacgagaaaatatttttcaaggtATATAtcacaaagagagaaatagagagagagagagagagagagagagagagagagagattcgctCATCTTTCGAAAACGTCGCTTTGCGATCACCCCAACCGGCAATGGTTGCTCGTTTCGTATGAAGTCTTCCGTGAAAGGGTTGAAAGGAAGTATTCGAAAGGATGACCATGGCACTGCTTGTCGTTAAACAATGGTATATTCCGAACGATTTACCCCAAACGTCGGGCGGACCAATTTGACGGGTAATTTCTGAAGAAAATCGTTCGGTCACCGTTCCAAAAgatttctctcttccactATATCGTATAGATACCGTATACTATTCAACTAAAAGATCTATCGtagttctttctttcgatctagTTTTGAAGTTTTAAAGTTACGTCTAATTTTAGAGCGAATCAAATCGAACGTTATAACGTTCTACGTATCGAAGGAagcgataattttttatcctttaaaataaaataatattcgatcgatcttcttcttattcttctttttcttattaatgcattttctttttcttctttttttttttttttttcgttttccctCCTCATAGAACCCATAAAGTCATTTACCAAGTCTAAGGGTATCCTTTatctcataaaataaaataagattcgATCTTTTACCTCTTAACACATATTTCATCGGGTCCGGCCATTTACAAAGTCTCATTGTCAGATGATCATAAAAATCTGGGGAAAATAATCCTAAAGGATGGCCAGaatgatatagaaagagagaaagcatgGTGTTTGCATATGAAAAGAGGCTCCCGCACTTTAAATCGATAcacctttattatatataccatGGAAATATACTCGCGCTTATCTTCTTCGGTACTATCAACCAacgtccttctctttctttctttctatcttttattctatctttcttctctttccttttcttttcttttcttttttcctttttcttttcttttcttttcttttctttttttttcttcctcttacttACTTCCCCGAGGGAAGTCGGCAATATTTTCAACTTccggaaaaagaaggaacctCCTGTCGAGGGGTAGAAAAAAGTAGAGGGGAAGGGCGCCTAACGCCTGCAGCGCCAAACAATATTCCAAATTTTCACGCTTGCCGTTTTACGaccttccttttctccctGACTagtccctttttcttttcttttttctttttcttttcttctttcttttttcttttcatccttctttttccttcttttccttcattcctTCATTATTTCCGTcattctgtctttctctttcccattTATCTGTGGTCCAATTTTCCTTCGCTAATTTACGCCTACTACCAAAGCAATGATTATGAATGACTAGacgaaaaaattctttcagtGAGCagaccttatatatatatatatatatatatatatatatatatatatatatatatatatataaggtttACGAAACAAAAGTTCCCTTTGtccttagaaaagaaaaaccacgAGGATTCTTTTATTCTACGAGTAAAAGTAagcatacatttataaatttgtatcgtATCGATAGAACGGATCTTTAACgtgataatgataatcgattattataaatacgataGTTAACGTCAATTTGTCCTATTCttcgtaataatatcgtttaaatcaAATACAATAACTAGAGATTACTTTGATCGATAGaatgttattaaaatgttaatgatACATCGTAgcagagtaaaaaagaaggacgaaaaaagaagaagaatagaagaaaaaaaaaaagaaaagaaaagaaaagaaaaggaaaggaaaggaaaggaaaaaaagaaaaagaaatattctacTCGCCCACCATTGGACTCGTTATTCCACTTGGCACCTTGTTATAATGCGACGATATGTGTTCCATTGTGTCTAACGTATTCATAAATCCTGTTTCCTGACGTATCCTCCGATAAAACAAAAGTTTCTCTCGTGAcatcaatctctctctttctctctctctctctctctctctctctctctctttctctccttcttccttgtCTCATTCACAAAGCTACATTAACATTcgattacataaataaataagtcagAATGAAGTATGTAAGAGTTAATCGTcgatccttatatatatatatatatatatatgtacgtgtttATGTGTTCAAATTGTGACGAGGCTTAcgtcacttttcttttctttccactcctttttttttttttttttttttttttttttttttaaaggataaaaaataaaatttcgaagaacaagaagaagaagaagaaaaagcagagagagagagagagagagagagagagagagagagagagagaaaattgtacTTTAAGGTTAACGAGGGTGAATTTAAAGGAGATTAAAAGAACTCGTAAATCTCGATTCGCCAAATGTTCTGCTTTAAAACTCGCtcgacgattttcttttctctctctctctctttctctctctatctttttctctctttctctttcattcagtTCAGAACGGCCATTTAATTAGGGACCGCTTTATTTTCTTGCAAACCTCTTTGTCTCCTACACTGATTTTGCTTCTCCTTCGTTCGCCTAAACATCGTTACACCGTATCCGTCGTGGAATGACGATAGTCTTGTGAACTTTTTAATCTCTTACGGACTACCCCAAGACCCTGTGTATACTATCCACTTTCTTTTCCCATTTGTTTCTTCCGAAGgtccactttttttctttctcttttcctttctattcttttcttttctttctttctttcttttttatttttttttttttttttttttttattgaggAAACGTACACtgtatataaaaacgaaacatAGGTCGATCTTAActtccttcattttatttctctctctctctctctctctctctctctctctctctctctctttctttctctgtttctcgttgagaatgaaaggaaaggcAATCTCTCTTGCGAAAAAGTTCAGCTAAACTTTGTGGCTGGACCTTCAGATGAGTCTCGAGTTCTCAGTGAGAACTCGGGGAATACGTCGAAtgcattcttctctttttctttctctctctctctctctctctctttttttcctctcttgtctactttaattaaaatcaaacggTACGAACATTTCTgagaaatttgaattttgcatacaaatatatatatatatatatatatatatatatatatatatatgaaatattttttatataaaaataagtaacaTAAGTAtgattgaaagaagaaaaatacaaaaaaaaatcggaagaattttataaaatcacgggtgaaagacgaaggaaaagaaaaagaaagaaaaaaaaaaagagagaaaggaaaaaaaaagaaagaaaaaaaaagagagaaagggaaaaaaaagaaaaaagaaagtataaagaCGTATAAAGTTAGAAGGTTAgtgcaataaataatatcaccTTTGTCTCCATCCTGTAGCACTTTAAAACTTTGTTGAAAAATCATGATAAGTTAGATCGATCGTCTAAAACGACTCTCGATAAAATCtccgataaaaaaaggaaaagagagaaagagagagagaaagagagagagagagagagagacacgatAAGTGCTTTAACGTTGGCGTAAATTTAAGTAGACTTGCACGAACCCTCTTTGAACATAACATGTTACGATCGAGACGAATATGTTTCCGCGGTTATGTTTCGCATTTGACGATGAGCTTCCtctagtaaaaaaagaaaaaaaaaagaaaaaaagaaaaaaagaaaaaaagaaaaaaaaaaaagaagagagagggtgaacaaatatacacacacacacacacacacacacacacatacatacatacacatacgcacataaaGCGACGATAAAGACCACTATCCTCtcgtttattcatttttttctatcttctctctcattctctcttctttcgtccGAAGGGTGActtcgaattaataaaaaaaaaaaaaaaaaaaaaaaaaagaaagaaagaaagaaaaaaagaaaaaagagaaagagaatcacCCTTGGAAAAAATGTCCTGGAGGGAAAACTATTCTCGCTcgcgactactactactactattactactactactgctactgctactgctactgctactactgctgTTACTACTAGGAGCTATGAAAAATGGGAGAAAATCTGATATTCCGGATTAAAAACATTGAAATTCAAAACCCGTCCCTCCCGCGCTGTCATAACGGAGGGTTGAGAAGTCGTTAAGGGTCAGTTTCAGCTGCTACGCTGAACGACTACCCTCAAACCACCTCCCTCGATCACTATCCACCGACCATCGTGTTCCAagggatattatttttaagctCCCTGCAAGCGCTAGAACCCGCAATTTGACACAGGCGTGCGTGCCGTTTGAATTCAGAATTCAATCGGCACAAGCGGATTTTTCTATACCGATTTTCTGAAATTAAGGGAGGATCGAGAATTGATATGCGCTAGCTCGTGTACCTACCTACACGTATATAACCACGttttaatgtgtatatatatatatatatatatatatatatatataatatataatatataataatatataatatataataaaaaaaatatatatatatatttcgtttctctctggTTCGTTTggttaaatttttatcgtacaGTTGAGTTGAAACTGATagactaaaaaaagaaaaaaaagactagACCAAACTATTACTCCCATTTAAGCTtagaaaaatctatattacaataatctataacgattttttacatttgtaattcatttagaaaaaagaaaagaagatactattctattatcatcatcgatgtagatttagaaaaattataatacacaaTATAAGAAATGTATAATTTCGATCGTACCGGAGTTAAATgtttataacataatataattcgtACGGATTTGagttaaagaatttttttgtaagaagaaaatgaaatgaaataattttacggATTGATCAGTGATAGAGCAGgttaaattgttaaaataaaaaatatacatatattgtctatattttctcctttcaatagaagagaaagatttgACGAAACGtatggatttcttttttatttccagaACCAAGATGGCTGCAATGTTCGCAATGCTCAAGACGAGTATCGTCCGCGTGGGAGTTACTTCAGCACGCGCAAAGCGTCCACGGTGCACGTTTGTATAGTTCGTCCTCGCCGTCGACGAATTCGTCGTCGAATACACCAGCACCGAGTCCACCCACGCCCACGCCAACGCATGCGCATCACCTGAGTCCGCCAAATCACTTGAATTTGAGCGGCAAATCGACCGGAAGTTCATCCGCGGCGAACAGTTCAGCTGGAACGAACACAAGTGGTAGCAGCGGAAGTCGTCAACAGCTTCAAACGTCGGCCTCTTTAGTTGGTGATCCGCTACATAGTTTTCTAAGGCTACCGCAACATTTGGAGAGAAGTTTTCCACCGATGTTTAGGCCAGATTTTCTTGCGTTAAATCCTTTAGCTGGTTATAGAGGTCTGCAAGAGTTACAAACGGCAACGAGAAATCTACAAAACCTTGGTGATCCATTACGTGGTATGGATGGTTTAAATTTAGGTGACCCACTCGTCCGTAGCTCGTTAGATTCGTTAAACAACGCAAGAAATCTAGCGAATTTAGCCGAATTATCGCATGGCCGTGCATTGAGTGCACAGGCACACCCACCACCGTTAGAAGCCAACCTGGATTTTTACTCGGCGCGCCTAAGGAGCCTCGCTAATCCGTCCTTAGGCGCGGCTCCACCCAATAGCGGCAATTCAAACCCTAGCAACTCAAATCCAGCACCGCCTACTGTACAAAACGTTTTACCGGTACCTGGAAATCTTCAAacacagcagcagcagcagcaacaacaacaacaacaacaacaacagcaacaacaacaacaatctcAACAATCACAACAATCACAACAATCTCAACAAAGACCACCGTCACGTCCACAACCTGTAGAACCACCGAGCCCGGCTACCAATAATCCAGCCAATCTTACGCATAGTAATCatcagaaagaaaattcgCCGCCTTGTTACAGTCAAAGTCCTATTGGacatcacaataataataattcgacgGATAGCGAGAAAACTAGTCCGCCGGTAGCTTCAACACCTATCATTGCCGATTCTGGCTCGGAGACGGTTTACGCTTGCGAGGTATGCGACAAGAAATTTCGATTCCAATCGAATTTGATCGTTCATCGGCGTAGTCatcgagaaaaggagagacaaTATCAACAGGATAGTGGTATGCAGGATGGACAAACGGGTCAGCAGACTACAAGGTGCGAAGTTTGCGAGTTGGAATTGTCTAACTTCGCTGAGTTGAGGAAACATATGAGGAAGGAGCATCAGGAGACGTTGAACATTGCCGCTAGTCCTCAAGGAAGCGTCGAGACGGTACCAGACGATGGTTCAAGTTGCGACGAAAATATGGATTTAGACGAAGTTGAGGATAACGATCAGAAGGCCGACAGAGAGGACACCGAAGAGAACACGCCGGAGGATTTGAGTACTACCCAGGGTCAGAGCGGGGAAGAGAGCGGTGGTAGAATCGATCAGAAACCTGACAGTTTAGTAGGCGATCTAATGGAAAAGTTTGGCTTGAGTAACATAGCGCAATATTCAGAAGCATATAGGCAAGCTCTTCAAGAAAATCATCGTGGTGGTTTTATAAAAACTGAATCATCATCGAATCTAACCAATTCCTTGAATAATAACAAGGAAAAGGATAGTGCATTGTCACCTACGAACTTTAATTCATCGACAACGCCTAATATATTTTCTGGACAAGGCTTTCCAAGATCGTCTGGTCCGGATTTCGGTGGTCTATGGTTACCAAGTCCTCATTATTTGGAAAACAACGAATTTCGAAAGGCCTCGAAGGCAACAACGTCCAGTCTTGCATTGCAAGGTCTGCCGAGTCCCTTgttgaagaaagaacgaagtgGTAGAAACGATACCTGCGAATATTGTggtaaagtatttaaaaattgttcgaaTCTGACGGTTCACAGACGTTCGCATACCGGCGAAAAACCGTATAAGTGCGAGCTATGTTCCTACGCATGTGCACAAAGTTCTAAATTAACGAGGCACATGAAGACGCACGGTAGACACGGTAAAGACACGTACAAGTGTCGTTTCTGTGAGATGCCATTTTCTGTACCTAGCACACTTGAGAAACACATGAGGAAGTGTGTGGTGGTAGTGCAACAGGGTCCTAAACTCGGTATGCCGTATCCCGGTAGTCAGGATGAGGATTCGTCTTTGAGCACCAAGGACACTTGATCCTGGAATGGTAGTTTACCGCCCATTCCGCCATTGTGGCCTCACAGGCCACCATACCCGGTCTACTGAAAGGGGGTGATTCTTCGTCAAGGTCAATCCGCATGGCCTTGAAAGTTTACCGGAAcatacagaaagagacagagacagagagagagagagagagagagaaagagagggagaagaagagaaaggaagatagggAGATCCTCCTTGATAAGGTCCTGCCAAACGAGTCCATTTAAATCCTGTTACGTTCGTATGATTAAATCATCAATGAACGTATATTAAGATATATCACTTTTGGAGGTCGCCTCTTGGGATTAGGAGAGAGCGATCAATTCGGCAAAAGGATCTACAACAGGATCTACAACAGGATCTACAAGCTCGGCTCTAGGAGCCTGGAAATGGCCCCCAAGATTACGACGAAGCCGAATGGAAATGAAGGGAGATGATTCTATTcgtgaagagagaaaaagagaaagagagagagagagagagagagagagagagagagagagaagaaaagaaaaagaaagaagaagaaatatagattAATATTCCAATGAAGGGagtggaaaaaggaaaaggatactCACGTACATTATAAATAGACTCGATAAGTTCGACGAATGATCTTTTCGATCGCAAATTAGTCGATAGGAGAATTCGAGTTAGTTTGGTCCAGGAGTGGATAGATAACGGGGTAAGGAGAGTTAAatctcttgtttcttcttttgatctgttaaaaagagaagagaaaacaaaacaacaacaacaacaacataaaaatatataaaacgaacgaatggtTACCACTTTGCGAGTCTCACAGCACagctatttaaattatatcgctataaatacttataaataaCGACCctataaatatgcatatatacatacaaatgaatgaataaataaataaataaataaataaatgaataaatgaatgaatgaataaataaataaataaataaataaataaatatatatatatatatataaaaatatatatataaatcacacaacactcatatatatatatatatatatatatgtgtatgtatatatatatatatatatatatatatatatatataaaatgaaaatatacagaatataaatatatacatacatacataggtttATGAACATAGTGACTTTATTAACGTATTtgaagattatttatttaataatatatgtatacatattgtataacgtaatatattatatacatacatacgtttatcACTTGGAAGATCGATCTAAAACCATCGTGTATGTAATagcgaggaaataaaaaaaaagaaaaggtagagagagaaagaaggaaggaaagaaagaaggaaagaaagaaagaaagaaagaaagaaagaaagaaagaaagaaagaaagaaagaaagaaggaaagaaaagaaaagaagaaatacgaaaagaaatggGGGATGTTTTGTACATTAGATGATCGTCCCTTTATACGCAAAAAAAGTGCgtaatttttttagaaaaaagggaaagaaaacaaacaaaaagagcgatttgcttttttctttttcttttttttttcttttttttttttttttgaatttttcatttcacgtTCTATATCCAAATTTTTCGTTtccgttttattctttttgtttttttttatttgtttctttttttttttttcgttttttgcaTTTCACTCTCGTTAGGAAAAAagaggggggaagaaaaagaaaagtaataataaacgaatgaacgaacaaacaaacaaacaaataaataaataaataaataaataaataaataaataaataataatttattcgtcgACTTCTACGATCctgtttgtaaatatataaacatcgACATTCAATGCCCTGttaagaatgagagagagggagagagagagaaagaaagagaaaagtagaaggagagagagagagagagagagagagaaagatactaggaatagtaataaataataatactgtgAGTACGtgataatacattaaaatacGGAGCAACACTCGAAGTATGTGCTACATTCtctagttattattgtaagcTTTAGCTCGATCCtacataaaatgtattatatatatatgtatctattattaacgactttattatctattattgatcattcatatttttaatattattattattattattattattattattattattattattattattattattattattattattattattattattatattgatattattgctattgtcgccattattattattattattattattgtcagtttttccattattattattattattattattatcattattattattatcattattattattattattattattattattattattattattattattattattattattagttttattattattattgtgaattattattgctattattagttgatattattattattattatcattgcgATTGTCAACTATTACGATTATGGTTCCAGTGAGTTTAGATCGTCGGTCGGGTTAATTTACACCCCCCACAATCCccctattaaattattaacaaagatGTTTTTTGAAGGTTTAAGAAAATGCCAAAGTTGTTTAGGTTTATCGTCGCTAATATCGTCGCGATCGAGGTGTCAATCAAGGACagattttatgtatatatatatatatatatatatatatatatatatatatataaaacgataagagagattcaaagagaaagagaaattaaatagtaaaggattaatagagaaaaaaagaaaaaggaaaaatcaggATCGGCACCTCGTTGGCCTCGCAAAAGCATTATTAGCGCGTCTTGTTCGTtgatcgtatttattatcgatcgtgGCTCGATTTGGAAATCGCATTTGTACGGCCTTCGCAGGATCGATAGAAACGAATTGATCCAACGAGGATCGACGAGCGTATCCATCATTGGGCAACCTCACGATCTCTCTTGCGTTTTCTCTGTTCGTTTGTTCTCGCAATTTACCCAAGACTGAGGTTTTCGCGGGTAAAAAGATCGATCGGACTTCTAACCCTCTACCATCTCCCAAATTATCCTCCTCCTTGTTACTTATCCCACATTTTCCCAAACCCAAAATCCAATCCACACCTAATTATTCCCGATCCCGATCATCCCGCCCCTCCcatctctcccactctcttctttctttctttctctctctctctctctctctctctctctctctcttgatccACACACATGCTCCTTCCACAtaactctttttattttttgcctTACAATATTTAGGAGATATAAtgttgtttcgtttttttttcgaacctCCCCTAATTCCCTCTAAcatccctcctccctccctctctcccaaGTTTGTTTCCACGACCTCGTTGTAAAACGTTTTTCGAAGAGAACTGTTCCTAATGAATGATaattaaggagaaaaaaaaaaaagaaaaaaagaaataaaataaagtaaaataaagtaaaataaaattaaattaaataaaataaatgattaattaataattaaataaataaataaaagaatgaataaataaataaatgaatgaacacACACGTAGGCAATAAGTTCATTGACTCTGGAGAAAGggacggaaagaaagaagacaaaaaagaagagaaagagtaagaaggaaagagagagagagagagagagagagaaagggagatatatatatatatatatatatatatataaatacataagtgCATATGAGAGTGAGTATATgtgaatttatcgattatatacatttttctgtGTGTTCGTCCGTGTGCGTGAGTtgatctgtgtgtgtgtgtatgtgtacgtgtatgtatgtgtgtgtgtatatgtgttacCTTgcgaggaagataaaaaagaatttatgatTGACGATGGTACGTGCGCGTTACCACCGATCGAGTgaatacatgtgtgtgtgtgtgtgtgtgtgtgtctgtgtttgtgtgtctgtatatgttaaaaagggggaaaaaaaatgtctgtGTATCTCAGTGTGCGTGTTTGTGTGTCTGAGTCGgcggaataataataataataataataataaataataataataataataataataataataataataataataataataatataataataataatataataataataataatattagtaataatattaatattaataataatgaagatgatgatgatgatgatgatgatgatgatgatgatgatgatgatgataaaaaaaaaaaaaggaaactcaTATCAGATAGTTCTCTCGGTGTTAGTCGTGTACGATTCTAGATAAAAATCTCGTTATCTAGTTAAAAGTTTGTTAGATTGATTCTGAAATACGTACATGCCAGCAGACTTCGGTTTATacgatattgtaaataatggCACTGCCCGTAGTGAAGgtccgaagaaagaaagagagagagagagagagagagagagagagagaaagagagaaagagagagagagagagagagagaatgatagaatgagagagagaaagagagagagagaacgagcgtTAAGGTTGCAAGACTAAATCACTGTCGGAAGATTAAtcgagaaagtaagaaagaaacaaaaaggaataaagaaaataagaaagaaaaaaaggataacagaatgaaaaataattgcatCGGTTTATCTCATGTAATGGCGATGATGACTATCCTCACTCTCAGCGTAGAATGCAATACGAGTACAATTTACCaacgaatgaaagaacgaGCGAGCACGCGTTTCGCTTTGGAACAATAAGAAAACGAattaaaggaaggaaagaaagaaagaaagcaaaagggAAGATGaccaaatagaaaaaagaaaaatcgaaagaataataaaagaagtcGATGGTATGATGAAGaagtaaacaaacaaacaaacaaactgcatatatatatatatatatatatatatatatatat harbors:
- the LOC124954328 gene encoding rho GTPase-activating protein gacU isoform X2; amino-acid sequence: MADDKAETSQSSTSPDTVQCGGCRASYPLGEIVRFIEHKVNHCRNTLQGCHSPPATAAPEDSDPEDALALKSTDQDSKLNSVPSISAPINKRGGRLESPPTPQGSAPDTGSPIELRASASSTPKRRTEDIDDDKEELPKKQKTESVDADTNTVNSEPRWLQCSQCSRRVSSAWELLQHAQSVHGARLYSSSSPSTNSSSNTPAPSPPTPTPTHAHHLSPPNHLNLSGKSTGSSSAANSSAGTNTSGSSGSRQQLQTSASLVGDPLHSFLRLPQHLERSFPPMFRPDFLALNPLAGYRGLQELQTATRNLQNLGDPLRGMDGLNLGDPLVRSSLDSLNNARNLANLAELSHGRALSAQAHPPPLEANLDFYSARLRSLANPSLGAAPPNSGNSNPSNSNPAPPTVQNVLPVPGNLQTQQQQQQQQQQQQQQQQQQQSQQSQQSQQSQQRPPSRPQPVEPPSPATNNPANLTHSNHQKENSPPCYSQSPIGHHNNNNSTDSEKTSPPVASTPIIADSGSETVYACEVCDKKFRFQSNLIVHRRSHREKERQYQQDSGMQDGQTGQQTTRCEVCELELSNFAELRKHMRKEHQETLNIAASPQGSVETVPDDGSSCDENMDLDEVEDNDQKADREDTEENTPEDLSTTQGQSGEESGGRIDQKPDSLVGDLMEKFGLSNIAQYSEAYRQALQENHRGGFIKTESSSNLTNSLNNNKEKDSALSPTNFNSSTTPNIFSGQGFPRSSGPDFGGLWLPSPHYLENNEFRKASKATTSSLALQGLPSPLLKKERSGRNDTCEYCGKVFKNCSNLTVHRRSHTGEKPYKCELCSYACAQSSKLTRHMKTHGRHGKDTYKCRFCEMPFSVPSTLEKHMRKCVVVVQQGPKLGMPYPGSQDEDSSLSTKDT
- the LOC124954328 gene encoding rho GTPase-activating protein gacU isoform X1; this translates as MRIKMPAVRIAQAETSQSSTSPDTVQCGGCRASYPLGEIVRFIEHKVNHCRNTLQGCHSPPATAAPEDSDPEDALALKSTDQDSKLNSVPSISAPINKRGGRLESPPTPQGSAPDTGSPIELRASASSTPKRRTEDIDDDKEELPKKQKTESVDADTNTVNSEPRWLQCSQCSRRVSSAWELLQHAQSVHGARLYSSSSPSTNSSSNTPAPSPPTPTPTHAHHLSPPNHLNLSGKSTGSSSAANSSAGTNTSGSSGSRQQLQTSASLVGDPLHSFLRLPQHLERSFPPMFRPDFLALNPLAGYRGLQELQTATRNLQNLGDPLRGMDGLNLGDPLVRSSLDSLNNARNLANLAELSHGRALSAQAHPPPLEANLDFYSARLRSLANPSLGAAPPNSGNSNPSNSNPAPPTVQNVLPVPGNLQTQQQQQQQQQQQQQQQQQQQSQQSQQSQQSQQRPPSRPQPVEPPSPATNNPANLTHSNHQKENSPPCYSQSPIGHHNNNNSTDSEKTSPPVASTPIIADSGSETVYACEVCDKKFRFQSNLIVHRRSHREKERQYQQDSGMQDGQTGQQTTRCEVCELELSNFAELRKHMRKEHQETLNIAASPQGSVETVPDDGSSCDENMDLDEVEDNDQKADREDTEENTPEDLSTTQGQSGEESGGRIDQKPDSLVGDLMEKFGLSNIAQYSEAYRQALQENHRGGFIKTESSSNLTNSLNNNKEKDSALSPTNFNSSTTPNIFSGQGFPRSSGPDFGGLWLPSPHYLENNEFRKASKATTSSLALQGLPSPLLKKERSGRNDTCEYCGKVFKNCSNLTVHRRSHTGEKPYKCELCSYACAQSSKLTRHMKTHGRHGKDTYKCRFCEMPFSVPSTLEKHMRKCVVVVQQGPKLGMPYPGSQDEDSSLSTKDT